The Ostrea edulis chromosome 1, xbOstEdul1.1, whole genome shotgun sequence genomic sequence ACGAGTACTGATGATTAATTTTAGAATCTAACGAGAACTTAAAGTTGATACATAATTCATATCTCTTTAATCAACTGTTGtctttaattagattgaaattatttcatctGAAATATTTAACTGAAAAAATTGTAGGTTACCTTTGACATTATGCATATAGAGCGATGATAGATGATagatggtgcatcaaaattggtaccgtataagttttacattatgacccctgggtcgaggcctctgctggtggactgttagtccccgagggtctctacagcccagtagctaagtacttcgtaactagcttgaaaatacggatgtatatttaattgctgtgataaaagttagaaacttatttcaaaattaaggattatctctctcatgcatagctctgacccttagacgaatttgaccccagcctttggcactctgtttttcttttaagttcttacaagtttattgttatttcggatttccaatatttcggcttaagcatcactgaagagacattatttgtcgaaatgcgcatctggtgcatcaaatttggtaccgtataagttacATATTGCTTGATGAAGACATATTTCTTTAATGGAAAGAGGAGATGCTTAAGAAAATGGAAATAGTCTTCGTATATTAAAAACCATCATCAACAAATGTTGAAGTGTATGTAGCAAAATCTAGAATGTTTGTCTCCGATTTATTAAATTGAAATGTAACACTTGAATTTCCGATCGTATTAATTTCAACAAACGTTGCAGTATGAAATAAGCTTTTAAGGATATGAGATCTTTAGAAGAAGGATTGTTGTCTCTCGAAAATATCTTAAAGAGGAAATTCAGTCAACAAGTTTCGTTACACCAAAAAGACTTAATATTTGATACAAAGTTCACAGAAAACTTAGATCATTAAATGCAGATTTAAGGAGGCTCTAACTTCTCTGTACAGGACGACCAGAGAGCCCTGGAGAGCATTGTAAGATGTGAGAGTCTTGTAACGTACATAGTACTAAGGTACTAAACTCAAAGTAATTCGAGATATCTATTTACACAATCCTTTCCAAAGAATGACTACTCCGTTTCTACGGATTACCAATCCGTTTCTATAGATTACCAAATCGCTTTCACAATATACCGCATCGTTATCATGGATTACCAATCCGTTACCACAGATTATAAATCGTTTTCTCGGATTACCAGTCCGGTCCCGAGGATGACCAATGAAATTATTCCCACGAATTACCAAAAAGCAAAAAATCCAAGAGAACGTATTGATGATCCATGATAACGATTTGACAATTCGAGGGAACGATTTGTTAATCCATGGGAACGTATAGGTACTCCATGATAAGTATTTGGCAATCCGTAGGAACGTATAATTAGTATTCCGTGATAATGATTCGGTAAATCATGGGAACGGGTAAGTAAATCGAGATCTGGAATTATTTTGGCTTTTTAAGATTACGGACATCTCTCCTCAGATCTTTCGTAATACAGTACTCGTATATTTTCGATTTTCTATTGGAGTCTGCATCAATTTTATACATCcacatcaaacaaagaattaccTCTATTTTCAGATTTCCCCAAACAGTACATTTGTTCAATTTATGCAAGATAAATGATATATCTAGTTGTTTCTGTCGGTTTTACAATGCTGACATCGATGAATGCTTTTGTGATAGTGCAAATTGAATTAAAACTGTctgaataagaagaaaaaaaaaagaacagcGAATTGAATTTGATGTATAATTCAATGAATATATTGATGAATCTTAATTGAAACAGTGTATGTATGTTACTATCTGAATCTTGATACTGTTTGATAATAAAACTGCAATAAAAACCATGAGAATGACCATCTGCATTCACATGAAATGTAATATTGTCCATTACAGATTTACTTTTACCAACAAGAACAACGTCACCGTCAGAATCATCAGTTATGGAGCTACTATAACTGATATTTTAATGCCGGACAAAAACGGAAAGATTGTTGATATTAGTCTGGGATTTGACACAGCAGCAGGTAACCCAATGATAATGTTTGATTCCTGGAAAATGACATGCCTTGATCGATGTTCATCTGAATTTGTTGGTTTTGTCTATATATTGATGAAGATTGTTTAAGTTTTACAACATACATAATTCTAAAACACATTATTATACCCCTCTATAGAATATGAAGATAGACATTCCTACATCGGAGCGGCTCTTGGCCGTATTACCGAAAGGTTAAAAGGGGCACGTTTTACCATAAACGGCGTGGACTACAATGTGTCGGCAAACGAAGGGCAGAACCAGCTCCATGGAGGGTTTTCTGGATTTGATTCTGTAAGTCACGTGTTGTGTGCCAATGATACGATGGCTTTGGGGGAATTAAGAGTCTGTAAGTCGCGTGTTCAATTTCAATGACTCGATGGAGGGTTTTCTGGATAAATCATTTAGATTTCTCGGGTGTTACCCTTGTcagatataaaatatatatacatgtatttggtcagatataaaatatatatacatgtattagttcCGTTAGTCACTCGATGAAAATAAATGGGCTTATTTATAGCAAAATTACGCGATGATGAATTCCTCGCGTATAGTTAGGAATCGTTAGTAGTAAGAAATAACtatcatattttaaaactcTTTTTTCCTCCtattaatttcatatcaattactATTTTTATTGTGTACCGCAATAAATTCCTTATAGAAACCTATAGTTCTTTTTTTAATAACTTGTGTTGGACTATTATAACCGGAAAATGAGTGAAATCGCCCAGATGAAATCCAAAGGCCCTGTCAGGTTAAAGTAATCAAAGAATATGTTTTATAGTTTGAGTGTCTGTTTTAAAACTGCTAAAATTGCAAccgattttcatatttttggtTAAATACGGTTAAAAAACCAGGATTGGAATAGCAAAACGAGAAATAAAAAActtagagaattttttttatcagccGTACAAATTTTGTCGGCCACATACCCCTAGCTTCATTCCATGACAGGGCGCAGTCTTCGGAGATGTCTACTTGTATGATTGGGAAGTCAGTTTGAATTAGAATCTGTAAATCACGTGTCACATGTTAGTGACTTCACGAATGGTCATTTTAAATTGGTTCTGTGCGATGCCAGTTACAGGTTCTGTAAGTTGTGAGCCATTGGTTTTGTGCGATGTGAGTCATTGGTTTTGTAAGCTGTGACCCATTGCTTCTGTAAGCTGTGAGCCAGAAGCCAATGGGTACATAGAGGTTTCTGGTTATTCATATGTGTCTAAAGAGAGGTCAGTGCTCTTCAAATGGGTCATAAAATGTTTCTTGAAAGTGATTCGCTTTATCATAATGCCAGTGAGTTATAACCGTTTTTCACGAGTAATATGTGATATATTAATGGGTACATTGAGGATATCCTGGAtgtgttttagctcacctgagccgaaggctcaagtgagcttttctgatcaaaatttgtccattgtctgtcggcgtcgtcgtcgttttaaatttttcacattttcatcttcttctcaagaaccactggtccaattataaccaaacttggccaaaagcatccttgggtaaagggctcaagtttgttcaaatgaagggccatgcccccttcaaaggggagataatcacaaaaatgcaaaaattgggttgggtcatttaaaaatcttcttatcaagaaccactgggccagaggagctgaaattttcatgaaagctttctgacatagcgcagattcagggtttttcaaatcatggcacccaggggtaggttggggccacaataaaggaataaagttttacatagaaatatatagggacaatctttaaaaatcttcttctaaaacattactgggccagaggagctgaacttttcatgaaagctttctgaaatagtgcagattcaggtttcctcaaatcatggcccccgggggtagtttggggccacagtaggggatcaaaagttttacatagaaatatataggaaaaatcttcttctcaaggaccaATGAGCTAGAAGAGCTTACaattatatgaaagcttcctgacatagtgcagattcaagtttgttcaaatcatgcccccgggggtagattggggccacaataggggatcaaagttttacataaaaatatatagggaaaatctttaaaaatcatcttctcaagaaccactgagccagaagagctgagatttacaggaaggtttcctgacatagtgcagattcaagtttgtaaatatcatggcttccaggggtaggttggggccacaatacggactaaggttttacatgcaaatatatatggaaaatcttcagatatgggccaaggtaactcaggtgagcgatgtggcccttgggcctcttgttcatttGATGACGAAAGTTTTGAGCAACGAAAAGATTATTAGGATTTCATTCTCTAGGTTATGTGTTGCATGTCAACGAGTCCTATAAAATGCTCTGCATGTGATTCTGAGAGTTGAATTCCCTGTCAATATGTTCATAGTAGGTTTTCGGGTTTGGGGTTTTTGAATTGAtctatttctgaattttgataaTCATGAGATACAGTTAAGGAGTCCATGAAAATGTTTCTGGATTGATAGTATAAGATATGAATGACTTCTGGGTTGATAGTGTAAGGTATGAATGACTTCTGGATTGATAGTATAAGGTATGAATGACTTCTGGATGGATAGTATAAGATATGAATGACTTTTGGATTGATAGTATAAGATATGAATGACTTCTGAGTTGATAGTATAAGGTATGAATGACTTCTGGATTGATAGTATAAGGTATGAATGACTTCTGGATTGATAGTATAAGATATGAATGACTTTTGAATTGATAGTATAAGATATGAATGACTTCTGGGTTGATAGTAAAAGGTATGAATGACTTCTGGATTGATAGTATAAGATATGAATGACTTCTGGATTGATAGTATAAGATATGAATGACTTCTGGATTGATAGTATAAGGTATGAATGACTTCTGGATTGATAATATAAGGTATGAATGACTTCTGTATTGATAGTATAAGGTATGAATGACGTTTCAGTGTCTTCACGAACGTTTTCTACAGTTCTGTTGTGATGTTATATTATTATCCTTCCTGGTTTAAGTAGTCCTGACCATCTTAAAAGAGCAACAAAGGTTTGTCTTATTTAAGTTTACCTCactgaaaatgtttttaaaatcatttcagaaATTATTTGATGCCAAAATTGAAGGGGACAAGGTTGTGATGACGTACGCAAGTCCAGATGGGGAGGAGGGTTTTCCAGGGAAGCTTACTTCTATTTTTACCTTCCAATTGACCAATGAAAACGAACTTATTCTTGGATATTCGGCACGGACAAATAAAGCAACCCCTGTCAATCTGTCCAACCACGTTTACTTCAATCTGGCGGGACACGTAAGAcgtttaaatattattttattagcAACAGTTTGCTTTGAATACGAAAAACTGCTAGTAGTTCATGTAAACAATTCTGAGTGGATAGAtaaaattgtatgttttaaaaaaagaattggaaatgaagtataaatattaatgaaagaaagttaaattttctgaaaatgtatattttgaagTTCTTTCATTGTTTAGAAAACGGGTAAAAACGGCAACCACGTGCTAACGGTATATTCGGGTGAATATGTCCCGCTTGATGAAGCTTTTCTTCCCATAGGTAAGTGTGAAATGATCAGAAATCGGCGCTTTGTCTAATTTGCAAGTGAATATCGCACTGTTTCTTTTTGTGAAATGTTTGCTCAAAATTTTTATATCAGACGACCATTCTTTTACATATGCAGCGATCAGCATTTCGAAAAGATTTTGAGAAAATACTTGTAAAGATTGGTTTGGATTTTGGAATACTGTTTTGTAAACAGAGGAGTTGTTTTGGAACAGGTGACGGGAAAATAGCAGTTGTCAATGGAACGCTTTTTGATTTAAGAAAGCCCACACTAGTCAGAAAAGTTATCAGAGACATCATAGTTTCGTGTTATGTGTTTGGAGACCGAGGAAAAATGAAACATGTTGCAAAGTaagtattttgaaaaatgaaaatagaaaatttCTAAATCTGAAAACATGTCAACATTTACAAGTGTGAGAAGTGAAAAGGAAACCATTTGATTCCCGATTCACGTATTTAATCAGCAAGTGTTCTtggatatatacattgtaaaatgtttAGTGTTTTTACACGCAAGCATACAAAGCTTTATATAATATCTTTCtagaaaataataaaagttccatattttgtatatttgactttgtaaggtacatgtatgtacatatatacaaatatacaaactaagtaaatattgatattattttAGACTGGAGAACCCAGGAAATGGTCGTTACATCGACGTATACACAACAGAACCGGGTTTAGATGTGTATTTCTCCTCCCACATGAAGCCAAATCTTTACGGAAAAGATGGAGCGGTTTATGG encodes the following:
- the LOC125663553 gene encoding galactose mutarotase-like isoform X2; the encoded protein is MSDVDSTPANRSKRLPIVVGILVAVVGIAAVVIGVTVHLSGKEDDNVGKTSALEQGVPVIPTEEPFGNIKDGRQVKRFTFTNKNNVTVRIISYGATITDILMPDKNGKIVDISLGFDTAAEYEDRHSYIGAALGRITERLKGARFTINGVDYNVSANEGQNQLHGGFSGFDSKLFDAKIEGDKVVMTYASPDGEEGFPGKLTSIFTFQLTNENELILGYSARTNKATPVNLSNHVYFNLAGHKTGKNGNHVLTVYSGEYVPLDEAFLPIGDGKIAVVNGTLFDLRKPTLVRKVIRDIIVSCYVFGDRGKMKHVAKLENPGNGRYIDVYTTEPGLDVYFSSHMKPNLYGKDGAVYGPFEDGGVCLIPLQLPSGVNMNQQSYRRNFSNDTDYKHYDNVGPTLEPKPLLMGSRRV
- the LOC125663553 gene encoding galactose mutarotase-like isoform X1 gives rise to the protein MSDVDSTPANRSKRLPIVVGILVAVVGIAAVVIGVTVHLSVGKEDDNVGKTSALEQGVPVIPTEEPFGNIKDGRQVKRFTFTNKNNVTVRIISYGATITDILMPDKNGKIVDISLGFDTAAEYEDRHSYIGAALGRITERLKGARFTINGVDYNVSANEGQNQLHGGFSGFDSKLFDAKIEGDKVVMTYASPDGEEGFPGKLTSIFTFQLTNENELILGYSARTNKATPVNLSNHVYFNLAGHKTGKNGNHVLTVYSGEYVPLDEAFLPIGDGKIAVVNGTLFDLRKPTLVRKVIRDIIVSCYVFGDRGKMKHVAKLENPGNGRYIDVYTTEPGLDVYFSSHMKPNLYGKDGAVYGPFEDGGVCLIPLQLPSGVNMNQQSYRRNFSNDTDYKHYDNVGPTLEPKPLLMGSRRV
- the LOC125663553 gene encoding galactose mutarotase-like isoform X3, with product MSDVDSTPANRSKRLPIVVGILVAVVGIAAVVIGVTVHLSVGKEDDNVGKTSALEQGVPVIPTEEPFGNIKDGRQVKRFTFTNKNNVTVRIISYGATITDILMPDKNGKIVDISLGFDTAAEYEDRHSYIGAALGRITERLKGARFTINGVDYNVSANEGQNQLHGGFSGFDSKLFDAKIEGDKVVMTYASPDGEEGFPGKLTSIFTFQLTNENELILGYSARTNKATPVNLSNHVYFNLAGHKTGKNGNHVLTVYSGEYVPLDEAFLPIGDGKIAVVNGTLFDLRKPTLVRKVIRDIIVSCYVFGDRGKMKHVAKLENPGNGRYIDVYTTEPGLDVYFSSHMKPNLYGKDGAVYGPFEDGGVCLIPLQLPSGVNMPNFPDTVLRPEETYTQTTIYKFGIHPDI